A single window of bacterium Unc6 DNA harbors:
- a CDS encoding antitoxin, which produces MRNYQLDKEEQELSSSIERGEWKPVKNMAAEIKKYAKYAKNALKKDQRISIRMSKQDFIGIQRKAVDEGILYQTLITSIVHKYLNGKLIPKA; this is translated from the coding sequence ATGCGTAATTATCAACTTGATAAAGAAGAACAAGAATTATCATCATCTATTGAAAGAGGAGAGTGGAAACCAGTTAAAAATATGGCGGCAGAGATCAAGAAATATGCTAAATATGCCAAAAATGCCTTGAAAAAAGATCAGAGGATTAGTATCCGTATGTCCAAGCAGGATTTCATTGGTATTCAACGCAAAGCCGTAGATGAGGGTATTCTATATCAAACACTGATTACAAGTATAGTACATAAATATCTGAATG